In Oryza brachyantha chromosome 1, ObraRS2, whole genome shotgun sequence, the following are encoded in one genomic region:
- the LOC102701776 gene encoding uncharacterized protein LOC102701776 isoform X2: MGGGMRTKTDSPTTPTQRQADAPRYGEQEKLRELPQKELGGVIFCCNRNTFDECFAKQLFGLPPRHIVYVKNVKPGLPLFLFNSTDRSLHGIFEATSPGQRCIDQFAWMSEPTGGTITPFPAQVRFSTKTKCHPLPEDKYKSVLINNYFSKERPSYFYFELDHKQTRDLISLFAPAPVRAMPRPATAHAVPNAWDGPLPFLTAKTCVSEQVKSEHDVKDVNQFSVLSHSHDIVSYSLPDLDVNYANESTTSRSNIDKDASDYDDLVGGSIKEDEETVNDDQHAKMEELSSSQQKEAHSSEDALVSASVQCIRQDTWLAATFPKDSSCATSQSDTSVKDNTPSVQCHGYTEMHQIIINLSKKTEAMEKKQIDSDQEILSLKELVKGTERRVEELKQQFEKLQLEHRSSAPLFSEILLMGGHNGINWLPSLDSYCPATDILETLMPMSSARAYAAVATLKGHVFSFGGWNGKHSLWYNSVECYNRRANKWIALPCLNHEKGHLAGATLNDKIFAIGGGDGSQSFSEVEMFEPATGKWIYGLSMQQPRCAPAAAELHGVLYVIGGYDGNMYLQSAERFDPREGFWTQLPSMGTRRGSHSVVALGDSLYALGGQDRNTTLSSVEILDTRANSWRTGSPLSVPRAYGCAVAVDGNAYLLGGIQSSEKYAETVEVYKEGQGWSTSGSKAVGKRAFACAVAV, translated from the exons ATGGGTGGTGGAATGAGGACTAAGACCGACAGTCCCACAACGCCAACACAACGCCAAGCCGATGCACCACGGTACGGAGAGCAGGAAAAACTACGTGAGCTCCCGCAAAAGGAGCTAGGAGGGGTGATATTTTGTTGCAATCGCAACACATTTGATGAATGCTTCGCTAAACAATTATTTG GTTTGCCTCCACGCCATATCGTGTATGTCAAGAATGTTAAGCCTGGCTTGCCTCTCTTTCTATTCAATTCTACTGACAGATCATTGCATGGTATTTTCGAGGCTACAAGCCCTGGCCAGCGTTGTATTGACCAATTTGCTTGGATGTCTGAACCAACTGGTGGTACGATAACACCATTTCCTGCACag GTCCGCTTCTCTACCAAGACTAAGTGTCATCCACTTCCAGAAGACAAATACAAAAGTGTACTTATAAACAATTATTTCAGCAAGGAGAGACCTAGCTACTTCTATTTTGAGCTAGACCATAAACAAACAAGAGATTTGATTTCTTTGTTTGCACCTGCTCCTGTTCGTGCTATGCCAAGACCTGCTACCGCTCACGCAGTTCCAAACGCATGGGATGGACCTCTGCCGTTTCTAACAGCAAAAACATGTGTTTCTGAGCAAGTGAAGAGTGAGCATGATGTGAAGGATGTGAATCAATTCAGTGTTTTATCACATTCACATGATATCGTTTCATATTCCTTGCCTGATCTAGATGTCAACTATGCTAATGAAAGCACAACATCAAGGAGCAATATTGACAAAGATGCTTCTGACTATGATGATCTGGTTGGTGGTTCGATCAAGGAAGATGAAGAAACTGTGAATGATGACCAGCATGCTAAAATGGAAGAGCTGTCTTCTTCACAACAGAAGGAAGCCCATTCCTCAGAGGATGCTCTTGTTTCTGCTTCAGTTCAATGCATACGCCAGGATACATGGCTTGCTGCTACTTTCCCCAAAGATTCATCTTGTGCCACATCTCAGTCTGACACATCTGTGAAAGATAATACACCCTCTGTGCAATGCCATGGATATACTGAG ATGCATCAAATTATCATCAATTTATCCAAGAAGACTGAAGCAATGGAAAAAAAGCAG ATTGATTCAGATCAAGAAATTTTGTCGTTGAAGGAATTGGTAAAGGGCACAGAAAGAAGAGTTGAGGAACTGAAACAACAGTTTGAGAAATTGCAATTGGAGCATAGATCTTCAGCACCACTCTTCAGTGAAATACTCCTAATGGGTGGCCATAATGGCATTAACTGGTTGCCATCCCTTGATTCATATTGCCCTGCAACGGACATACTAGAAACTCTAATGCCGATGAGCTCAGCCCGTGCATATGCGGCTGTTGCCACATTAAAGGGCcatgtattttcttttggtgGTTGGAATGGCAAGCATAGTTTGTGGTACAACTCAG TGGAATGCTACAACAGGAGAGCCAATAAGTGGATAGCATTGCCCTGCTTGAATCATGAGAAAGGGCATCTTGCTGGAGCTACCttgaatgataaaatatttgctATAGGTGGGGGTGATGGGTCTCAATCTTTTTCAGAAGTTGAGATGTTTGAACCAGCAACAGGGAAATGGATATACGGTTTGTCTATGCAGCAACCT CGATGTGCTCCTGCTGCAGCTGAATTACATGGCGTTCTCTATGTAATTGGTGGTTATGATGGCAACATGTACTTACA ATCAGCAGAGAGGTTTGATCCAAGGGAAGGTTTCTGGACCCAACTTCCAAGTATGGGCACAAGAAGAGGATCCCATTCAGTAGTCGCCTTGGGGGATTCACT atatgCTCTGGGTGGCCAGGATAGAAATACCACGTTGTCCAGCGTAGAGATTCTTGACACCCGTGCCAATTCATGGAGAACGGGCAGCCCGCTTAGCGTCCCAAGAGCATACGGATGTGCGGTTGCAGTGGACGGCAACGCGTACCTCCTTGGCGGGATCCAAAGCAGCGAAAAATATGCTGAAACT GTTGAGGTTTACAAGGAGGGCCAAGGCTGGTCGACCTCTGGTTCCAAGGCAGTAGGGAAGAGGGCTTTCGCATGTGCTGTTGCCGTTTGA
- the LOC102701776 gene encoding uncharacterized protein LOC102701776 isoform X1, producing the protein MGGGMRTKTDSPTTPTQRQADAPRYGEQEKLRELPQKELGGVIFCCNRNTFDECFAKQLFGLPPRHIVYVKNVKPGLPLFLFNSTDRSLHGIFEATSPGQRCIDQFAWMSEPTGGTITPFPAQVRFSTKTKCHPLPEDKYKSVLINNYFSKERPSYFYFELDHKQTRDLISLFAPAPVRAMPRPATAHAVPNAWDGPLPFLTAKTCVSEQVKSEHDVKDVNQFSVLSHSHDIVSYSLPDLDVNYANESTTSRSNIDKDASDYDDLVGGSIKEDEETVNDDQHAKMEELSSSQQKEAHSSEDALVSASVQCIRQDTWLAATFPKDSSCATSQSDTSVKDNTPSVQCHGYTEMHQIIINLSKKTEAMEKKQIDSDQEILSLKELVKGTERRVEELKQQFEKLQLEHRSSAPLFSEILLMGGHNGINWLPSLDSYCPATDILETLMPMSSARAYAAVATLKGHVFSFGGWNGKHSLWYNSVECYNRRANKWIALPCLNHEKGHLAGATLNDKIFAIGGGDGSQSFSEVEMFEPATGKWIYGLSMQQPRCAPAAAELHGVLYVIGGYDGNMYLQSAERFDPREGFWTQLPSMGTRRGSHSVVALGDSLYALGGQDRNTTLSSVEILDTRANSWRTGSPLSVPRAYGCAVAVDGNAYLLGGIQSSEKYAETVSSTPVYSLHSLLQLLPFFPFLFLISQVEVYKEGQGWSTSGSKAVGKRAFACAVAV; encoded by the exons ATGGGTGGTGGAATGAGGACTAAGACCGACAGTCCCACAACGCCAACACAACGCCAAGCCGATGCACCACGGTACGGAGAGCAGGAAAAACTACGTGAGCTCCCGCAAAAGGAGCTAGGAGGGGTGATATTTTGTTGCAATCGCAACACATTTGATGAATGCTTCGCTAAACAATTATTTG GTTTGCCTCCACGCCATATCGTGTATGTCAAGAATGTTAAGCCTGGCTTGCCTCTCTTTCTATTCAATTCTACTGACAGATCATTGCATGGTATTTTCGAGGCTACAAGCCCTGGCCAGCGTTGTATTGACCAATTTGCTTGGATGTCTGAACCAACTGGTGGTACGATAACACCATTTCCTGCACag GTCCGCTTCTCTACCAAGACTAAGTGTCATCCACTTCCAGAAGACAAATACAAAAGTGTACTTATAAACAATTATTTCAGCAAGGAGAGACCTAGCTACTTCTATTTTGAGCTAGACCATAAACAAACAAGAGATTTGATTTCTTTGTTTGCACCTGCTCCTGTTCGTGCTATGCCAAGACCTGCTACCGCTCACGCAGTTCCAAACGCATGGGATGGACCTCTGCCGTTTCTAACAGCAAAAACATGTGTTTCTGAGCAAGTGAAGAGTGAGCATGATGTGAAGGATGTGAATCAATTCAGTGTTTTATCACATTCACATGATATCGTTTCATATTCCTTGCCTGATCTAGATGTCAACTATGCTAATGAAAGCACAACATCAAGGAGCAATATTGACAAAGATGCTTCTGACTATGATGATCTGGTTGGTGGTTCGATCAAGGAAGATGAAGAAACTGTGAATGATGACCAGCATGCTAAAATGGAAGAGCTGTCTTCTTCACAACAGAAGGAAGCCCATTCCTCAGAGGATGCTCTTGTTTCTGCTTCAGTTCAATGCATACGCCAGGATACATGGCTTGCTGCTACTTTCCCCAAAGATTCATCTTGTGCCACATCTCAGTCTGACACATCTGTGAAAGATAATACACCCTCTGTGCAATGCCATGGATATACTGAG ATGCATCAAATTATCATCAATTTATCCAAGAAGACTGAAGCAATGGAAAAAAAGCAG ATTGATTCAGATCAAGAAATTTTGTCGTTGAAGGAATTGGTAAAGGGCACAGAAAGAAGAGTTGAGGAACTGAAACAACAGTTTGAGAAATTGCAATTGGAGCATAGATCTTCAGCACCACTCTTCAGTGAAATACTCCTAATGGGTGGCCATAATGGCATTAACTGGTTGCCATCCCTTGATTCATATTGCCCTGCAACGGACATACTAGAAACTCTAATGCCGATGAGCTCAGCCCGTGCATATGCGGCTGTTGCCACATTAAAGGGCcatgtattttcttttggtgGTTGGAATGGCAAGCATAGTTTGTGGTACAACTCAG TGGAATGCTACAACAGGAGAGCCAATAAGTGGATAGCATTGCCCTGCTTGAATCATGAGAAAGGGCATCTTGCTGGAGCTACCttgaatgataaaatatttgctATAGGTGGGGGTGATGGGTCTCAATCTTTTTCAGAAGTTGAGATGTTTGAACCAGCAACAGGGAAATGGATATACGGTTTGTCTATGCAGCAACCT CGATGTGCTCCTGCTGCAGCTGAATTACATGGCGTTCTCTATGTAATTGGTGGTTATGATGGCAACATGTACTTACA ATCAGCAGAGAGGTTTGATCCAAGGGAAGGTTTCTGGACCCAACTTCCAAGTATGGGCACAAGAAGAGGATCCCATTCAGTAGTCGCCTTGGGGGATTCACT atatgCTCTGGGTGGCCAGGATAGAAATACCACGTTGTCCAGCGTAGAGATTCTTGACACCCGTGCCAATTCATGGAGAACGGGCAGCCCGCTTAGCGTCCCAAGAGCATACGGATGTGCGGTTGCAGTGGACGGCAACGCGTACCTCCTTGGCGGGATCCAAAGCAGCGAAAAATATGCTGAAACTGTGAGTTCTACCCCAGTATATTCTCTCCATTCCCTGTTGCAGTTGCTTCCTTTCTttccatttttgtttttgatttcACAGGTTGAGGTTTACAAGGAGGGCCAAGGCTGGTCGACCTCTGGTTCCAAGGCAGTAGGGAAGAGGGCTTTCGCATGTGCTGTTGCCGTTTGA
- the LOC102701776 gene encoding uncharacterized protein LOC102701776 isoform X3: protein MGGGMRTKTDSPTTPTQRQADAPRYGEQEKLRELPQKELGGVIFCCNRNTFDECFAKQLFGLPPRHIVYVKNVKPGLPLFLFNSTDRSLHGIFEATSPGQRCIDQFAWMSEPTGGTITPFPAQVRFSTKTKCHPLPEDKYKSVLINNYFSKERPSYFYFELDHKQTRDLISLFAPAPVRAMPRPATAHAVPNAWDGPLPFLTAKTCVSEQVKSEHDVKDVNQFSVLSHSHDIVSYSLPDLDVNYANESTTSRSNIDKDASDYDDLVGGSIKEDEETVNDDQHAKMEELSSSQQKEAHSSEDALVSASVQCIRQDTWLAATFPKDSSCATSQSDTSVKDNTPSVQCHGYTEMHQIIINLSKKTEAMEKKQIDSDQEILSLKELVKGTERRVEELKQQFEKLQLEHRSSAPLFSEILLMGGHNGINWLPSLDSYCPATDILETLMPMSSARAYAAVATLKGHVFSFGGWNGKHSLWYNSVECYNRRANKWIALPCLNHEKGHLAGATLNDKIFAIGGGDGSQSFSEVEMFEPATGKWIYGLSMQQPRCAPAAAELHGVLYVIGGYDGNMYLHREV from the exons ATGGGTGGTGGAATGAGGACTAAGACCGACAGTCCCACAACGCCAACACAACGCCAAGCCGATGCACCACGGTACGGAGAGCAGGAAAAACTACGTGAGCTCCCGCAAAAGGAGCTAGGAGGGGTGATATTTTGTTGCAATCGCAACACATTTGATGAATGCTTCGCTAAACAATTATTTG GTTTGCCTCCACGCCATATCGTGTATGTCAAGAATGTTAAGCCTGGCTTGCCTCTCTTTCTATTCAATTCTACTGACAGATCATTGCATGGTATTTTCGAGGCTACAAGCCCTGGCCAGCGTTGTATTGACCAATTTGCTTGGATGTCTGAACCAACTGGTGGTACGATAACACCATTTCCTGCACag GTCCGCTTCTCTACCAAGACTAAGTGTCATCCACTTCCAGAAGACAAATACAAAAGTGTACTTATAAACAATTATTTCAGCAAGGAGAGACCTAGCTACTTCTATTTTGAGCTAGACCATAAACAAACAAGAGATTTGATTTCTTTGTTTGCACCTGCTCCTGTTCGTGCTATGCCAAGACCTGCTACCGCTCACGCAGTTCCAAACGCATGGGATGGACCTCTGCCGTTTCTAACAGCAAAAACATGTGTTTCTGAGCAAGTGAAGAGTGAGCATGATGTGAAGGATGTGAATCAATTCAGTGTTTTATCACATTCACATGATATCGTTTCATATTCCTTGCCTGATCTAGATGTCAACTATGCTAATGAAAGCACAACATCAAGGAGCAATATTGACAAAGATGCTTCTGACTATGATGATCTGGTTGGTGGTTCGATCAAGGAAGATGAAGAAACTGTGAATGATGACCAGCATGCTAAAATGGAAGAGCTGTCTTCTTCACAACAGAAGGAAGCCCATTCCTCAGAGGATGCTCTTGTTTCTGCTTCAGTTCAATGCATACGCCAGGATACATGGCTTGCTGCTACTTTCCCCAAAGATTCATCTTGTGCCACATCTCAGTCTGACACATCTGTGAAAGATAATACACCCTCTGTGCAATGCCATGGATATACTGAG ATGCATCAAATTATCATCAATTTATCCAAGAAGACTGAAGCAATGGAAAAAAAGCAG ATTGATTCAGATCAAGAAATTTTGTCGTTGAAGGAATTGGTAAAGGGCACAGAAAGAAGAGTTGAGGAACTGAAACAACAGTTTGAGAAATTGCAATTGGAGCATAGATCTTCAGCACCACTCTTCAGTGAAATACTCCTAATGGGTGGCCATAATGGCATTAACTGGTTGCCATCCCTTGATTCATATTGCCCTGCAACGGACATACTAGAAACTCTAATGCCGATGAGCTCAGCCCGTGCATATGCGGCTGTTGCCACATTAAAGGGCcatgtattttcttttggtgGTTGGAATGGCAAGCATAGTTTGTGGTACAACTCAG TGGAATGCTACAACAGGAGAGCCAATAAGTGGATAGCATTGCCCTGCTTGAATCATGAGAAAGGGCATCTTGCTGGAGCTACCttgaatgataaaatatttgctATAGGTGGGGGTGATGGGTCTCAATCTTTTTCAGAAGTTGAGATGTTTGAACCAGCAACAGGGAAATGGATATACGGTTTGTCTATGCAGCAACCT CGATGTGCTCCTGCTGCAGCTGAATTACATGGCGTTCTCTATGTAATTGGTGGTTATGATGGCAACATGTACTTACA CAGAGAGGTTTGA
- the LOC102702323 gene encoding uncharacterized protein LOC102702323, with translation MGNNLRCCLACVLPCGALDLVRIVHLSGRVDEYGRAVSAGEVLAAHPNHVLSRPCSSQQGAVGRILIVSPESELERGEIYFLIPAASVPEAKRRTSTGGGAGAGAGRGHVRSKSEGSAVGADRLSGLGSASPESTKTTRAQKQQQHQHRRRMSTGSHASPWQPHLACITEDP, from the coding sequence atggGCAACAACCTGAGGTGCTGCCTGGCGTGCGTGCTGCCGTGCGGCGCGCTGGACCTGGTCCGGATCGTGCACCTCAGCGGCCGCGTCGACGAGTACGGCCGCGCGGTGTCCGCCGGCGAGGTGCTGGCGGCGCACCCCAACCACGTGCTGAGCCGGCCGTGCTCGTCGCAGCAGGGGGCGGTGGGGAGGATCCTCATCGTGTCGCCGGAGTCGGAGCTGGAGCGCGGCGAGATCTACTTCCTCATCCCGGCGGCCTCCGTGCCCGAAGCCAAGAGGAGGAcgagcaccggcggcggcgccggcgccggagcgggACGCGGCCACGTCCGCAGCAAGTCGGAGGGCAGCGCCGTGGGCGCCGATCGGTTAAGCGGCCTGGGCAGCGCGTCACCGGAGTCGACCAAGACGACGAGGGCGCagaaacagcagcagcaccaacacCGGCGGCGCATGAGCACCGGCAGCCATGCCTCGCCGTGGCAGCCGCACCTCGCGTGCATCACCGAAGACCCCTGA